A stretch of Cryomorphaceae bacterium DNA encodes these proteins:
- a CDS encoding M1 family peptidase, whose translation MRILIVSLVCLFALAEANAQRSSFTRQDTLRGTITPERAWWDLQHYHLHIFVNPDDSTITGSNTITYRVLKPHNRMQIDLQLPLRIDSVMQNGKRLLATRDGNAWFIDIADEPLAGSTDQVTVYYGGKPRIARMPPWDGGISWKKDKAGNPFVASSCQGIGASVWWPNKDHMYDEPDSMLISVRVPPGLTNVSNGRLRRIEIHADSSQTFHWAVQNPINNYGVNINIGDFVHFSDTFPGEKGSLSLDFWVLRQDFKRAKDYFPKEATRTMAAFEHWFGPYPFYNDGYKLVQAPYLGMEHQSSVTYGNNFTYGYMGMDLSRSGWGMKFDFIIVHESGHEWFANNITYRDIADMWIHESFTAYSEALFVEFHYGKDAGSEYVTGTRANVLNDKPIIGQYGVNHEGSGDMYYKGANMLHTLRQVLDDDDRWRDMLRGMNETFRHQTVTTGQIEQFISKSF comes from the coding sequence ATGCGCATTTTGATTGTTTCGCTGGTTTGCCTGTTTGCACTCGCAGAGGCTAATGCTCAGCGATCTTCCTTTACACGACAAGATACTCTTCGCGGCACCATCACGCCTGAGCGCGCGTGGTGGGATTTGCAGCATTATCACCTCCATATTTTTGTCAACCCTGATGACAGTACCATCACCGGAAGCAATACCATCACCTACCGTGTGCTGAAGCCCCACAACCGTATGCAGATAGACTTGCAGTTACCGTTGCGCATAGACAGCGTCATGCAAAACGGCAAACGCCTGCTAGCCACGCGCGACGGAAACGCGTGGTTTATTGACATCGCCGACGAACCCCTTGCAGGCAGCACCGACCAGGTGACCGTGTACTATGGTGGTAAACCCCGTATTGCGCGTATGCCTCCGTGGGACGGCGGCATTAGCTGGAAGAAAGACAAAGCAGGCAATCCTTTTGTGGCTTCATCCTGTCAGGGAATTGGTGCGAGTGTCTGGTGGCCCAACAAAGACCATATGTACGACGAGCCCGACAGCATGCTCATCAGCGTGCGCGTACCGCCCGGGCTTACCAACGTTTCCAACGGCAGGCTTCGCCGCATAGAAATACACGCCGACAGCAGCCAGACCTTTCACTGGGCCGTGCAGAATCCCATCAACAATTACGGTGTAAACATTAACATTGGCGACTTCGTGCATTTCTCCGATACTTTTCCCGGTGAAAAAGGCTCCTTGAGCCTCGACTTTTGGGTGCTGCGCCAGGATTTTAAGCGCGCCAAAGACTATTTTCCCAAAGAGGCTACCCGAACCATGGCGGCCTTTGAACACTGGTTTGGCCCATACCCCTTTTACAACGACGGCTATAAACTGGTGCAGGCTCCCTACCTTGGCATGGAGCACCAAAGCTCGGTAACCTACGGCAACAATTTTACCTATGGCTACATGGGCATGGACCTGAGCCGCAGTGGATGGGGAATGAAGTTTGATTTTATCATTGTGCACGAAAGCGGACACGAGTGGTTTGCCAACAACATCACCTACCGCGACATTGCCGATATGTGGATTCACGAATCTTTTACCGCCTACTCTGAAGCCCTGTTTGTGGAATTTCACTACGGTAAAGACGCCGGTTCTGAATACGTTACCGGTACCCGGGCCAATGTGCTCAACGACAAGCCCATCATTGGCCAGTATGGAGTTAACCACGAAGGATCGGGCGATATGTATTACAAAGGCGCCAATATGCTGCACACACTCAGGCAGGTGCTCGACGATGACGACCGCTGGCGCGATATGCTGCGGGGCATGAATGAAACCTTCCGGCATCAAACAGTAACTACAGGGCAAATTGAGCAGTTCATATCAAAGTCTTTT
- the ssb gene encoding single-stranded DNA-binding protein, with product MQNLKNNVQLIGHLGIDPEVKTFGENKRMVRLSLATNSKYRNSRGETVEDTQWHSVIAWGKTAEIAEKFLKKGQEVALRGKLQTRQYDDADGNRRYLTEVVCNELVMLGRKSA from the coding sequence ATGCAAAACTTAAAGAACAACGTGCAACTGATCGGACACCTGGGCATTGACCCGGAAGTAAAAACCTTTGGAGAGAACAAGCGCATGGTGCGTTTGTCGCTCGCTACCAACAGCAAGTACCGCAATTCACGCGGCGAAACCGTTGAAGACACGCAGTGGCATAGTGTGATTGCGTGGGGCAAAACCGCCGAAATTGCCGAAAAGTTCCTCAAGAAAGGACAGGAAGTAGCCTTGCGCGGCAAGCTTCAAACCCGCCAGTACGACGACGCCGACGGCAACCGCCGCTACCTCACCGAAGTGGTGTGCAACGAGCTGGTGATGCTCGGCCGCAAGAGCGCTTGA
- a CDS encoding T9SS C-terminal target domain-containing protein — protein MIAQDSCADAMPVTEGLYTVPEVNGSEVPLPVCATGGGGSTAGMWYLYTTPEDKSVTVTTDLPGTGGVDTRLHVHTGLCGELECVAGDDDGGSGLTSLLTFEAEADVVYYISFDNRWTSAGFDFQIIENDPGQTPMGFTFMSLSTIGASVGAVDMNGDFLDDVVSTSSTEIRISYQQPDGTFETVDHETGPVQFTASWSLTAGDIDGNGYNDLMYGNGQGVAFLFANEDGTGYTPTEFPQYVFSQRGNMVDINNDGHLDAFMCHDVAPNVFYINDGEGNLTFNQGGMGDTPNGGNYGSIFVDYDNDCLPDLFIAKCKGAGSPASVNQMHRNNGDGTFTEVAEEIGLADGIQTWSSAWADFNNDGYLDVFVGASSFSAGGHKLMMNNGDGTFTDVTEGSGFDTFNSTSIEWITHDFNNDGYADIMGAGNWVWLNNGDFTFTQAPVNVANGAVGDMNNDGFLDIVRSNGIYYNNGNSNNWIKIITVGTVSNSGGIGARVEVTSALGTQMRDVRAGDGFKFASSLTTHFGIGQDTEIEKISICWPSGITTEVEFPDINTTITMIEEDISTEVEEMATPDSFRIFPNPTNNFLNIVSPNPDENLFVRVFDLSGKVVLHKGMTGQMLDVSPLISGMYILQIERNNEVSNHRFVKY, from the coding sequence ATGATTGCCCAGGACTCGTGCGCCGATGCCATGCCCGTTACCGAAGGCCTCTACACGGTGCCCGAAGTAAACGGATCTGAAGTTCCGCTGCCTGTGTGCGCCACGGGAGGAGGAGGATCCACAGCTGGTATGTGGTACCTTTACACCACCCCCGAAGACAAAAGCGTGACCGTAACCACCGACCTGCCTGGTACAGGTGGTGTGGATACCCGCTTGCACGTGCATACCGGATTGTGCGGTGAGCTAGAGTGTGTGGCCGGCGACGATGACGGCGGATCGGGGCTTACATCACTGCTCACATTTGAAGCCGAAGCCGATGTGGTGTATTACATCTCTTTTGATAACCGATGGACGTCTGCCGGATTCGACTTTCAGATTATTGAAAACGACCCCGGGCAAACCCCGATGGGATTCACCTTTATGTCGCTTTCAACCATTGGTGCTTCGGTAGGAGCGGTAGATATGAACGGCGATTTCCTCGATGATGTGGTTTCAACCAGCAGCACTGAGATTCGCATCAGCTATCAGCAGCCCGACGGCACCTTTGAAACGGTAGACCACGAAACCGGCCCCGTTCAATTTACCGCAAGCTGGAGCCTTACCGCCGGCGACATTGACGGAAACGGATACAATGACCTTATGTATGGAAACGGACAGGGAGTGGCATTCCTCTTTGCCAACGAAGACGGTACCGGCTATACGCCTACGGAGTTTCCGCAGTACGTGTTTAGTCAGCGCGGAAACATGGTGGATATCAACAACGATGGCCACCTCGATGCCTTTATGTGCCACGATGTAGCTCCCAACGTATTCTACATCAACGACGGCGAAGGAAACCTCACCTTTAACCAGGGCGGCATGGGCGACACCCCCAACGGAGGTAACTACGGGTCCATTTTTGTAGATTACGACAACGACTGCCTGCCCGACCTTTTTATCGCCAAGTGCAAAGGAGCGGGGTCACCGGCCAGTGTTAACCAAATGCACCGCAACAACGGCGACGGCACCTTTACCGAAGTGGCTGAGGAAATTGGCTTGGCCGATGGCATCCAGACCTGGTCGTCGGCATGGGCCGATTTCAACAATGACGGATATCTCGACGTGTTTGTGGGAGCCAGCTCGTTTTCTGCCGGTGGCCACAAGCTGATGATGAACAACGGCGACGGAACCTTTACCGATGTCACCGAAGGCTCGGGCTTTGATACCTTCAACTCCACCAGCATCGAATGGATAACCCACGACTTCAACAATGATGGCTACGCCGATATCATGGGTGCCGGAAACTGGGTGTGGCTCAACAACGGCGACTTTACCTTTACGCAGGCGCCGGTAAACGTGGCCAATGGAGCTGTGGGCGATATGAACAACGACGGGTTTCTCGACATTGTGCGCTCCAACGGAATCTACTACAACAATGGAAACAGCAACAACTGGATTAAAATCATCACCGTGGGAACAGTGAGCAACTCAGGAGGAATCGGAGCTCGTGTGGAAGTTACCAGCGCGCTCGGTACACAAATGCGCGATGTGCGCGCAGGCGATGGCTTTAAATTTGCCAGTTCATTGACCACGCACTTCGGAATCGGACAGGATACCGAGATCGAAAAAATCTCCATCTGCTGGCCTTCGGGTATTACCACCGAGGTAGAGTTTCCCGACATCAACACCACCATTACCATGATTGAGGAAGACATCAGCACAGAGGTGGAGGAGATGGCAACGCCGGATTCTTTCCGTATTTTTCCAAACCCCACCAACAATTTCCTGAATATCGTATCGCCCAATCCCGATGAAAACCTGTTTGTGCGCGTGTTTGATCTCAGTGGAAAAGTGGTGCTGCACAAGGGTATGACCGGACAGATGCTGGATGTGTCGCCGCTTATTTCGGGTATGTATATCCTGCAGATTGAGCGCAACAACGAGGTGAGCAACCACCGCTTTGTAAAGTACTAG
- a CDS encoding Fic family protein: MKKFKSGTYVSQGYYKAFIPMMINRSWHIDDMEVLRLLSQADRQLGRLDMYSEYVNIDLYISMHVAKEATQSSRIEGTQTKVEEAFMAEQDIAPGLRDDWQEVQNYIRAMNEAAARLDQLPFSSRLIKQTHKALMSGVRGEHKLPGAFRGSQNWIGGATINDAVFIPPPHTEVSKLMGDMEKLANDNENPLPDLLKIGLIHYQFETIHPFLDGNGRVGRLLIPLYLVSKGLLKRPILYLSDFFERHRQLYYDNLMRVRTHHELNQWFKFFLTGVIETAKQGVRTFDDILRLQKSMDERLKFLGKRAADAHDLIQHMYRRPIVDVADVMRVIGKSNVSAYKLIADLEKAKILQEVTGSQRNRVYLFKEYLDIFRSTSDENHG, encoded by the coding sequence ATGAAAAAATTTAAGTCAGGAACCTATGTGAGTCAAGGCTATTACAAGGCCTTTATACCCATGATGATAAACCGTAGCTGGCACATCGACGACATGGAAGTGCTGCGATTGTTGAGTCAGGCAGATAGACAGCTTGGGCGCCTGGATATGTATTCGGAGTACGTGAATATTGACCTGTATATCAGCATGCATGTGGCCAAGGAGGCCACTCAAAGCTCGCGTATTGAAGGGACGCAAACTAAAGTGGAGGAGGCCTTTATGGCAGAGCAGGACATCGCTCCGGGGTTACGTGATGATTGGCAGGAAGTACAAAACTACATTCGGGCCATGAATGAAGCTGCAGCCCGACTCGACCAACTGCCGTTTTCTTCGCGCTTGATAAAACAAACGCACAAAGCATTGATGTCTGGCGTACGCGGTGAGCACAAACTACCGGGCGCTTTCAGAGGTAGTCAAAACTGGATTGGGGGCGCTACTATAAACGATGCAGTCTTTATTCCACCGCCACATACAGAGGTGAGTAAGCTAATGGGAGACATGGAAAAACTGGCCAATGACAACGAAAATCCCTTGCCCGATTTGCTGAAAATAGGGCTCATTCATTACCAGTTCGAAACGATTCACCCGTTTTTGGATGGGAACGGACGGGTGGGGCGACTGCTTATTCCGCTATACCTGGTGAGTAAGGGCTTGCTTAAGCGCCCCATTCTTTACCTGTCTGATTTTTTTGAGCGACATCGCCAGTTGTACTACGACAATCTGATGCGTGTACGAACCCACCATGAACTGAATCAGTGGTTTAAGTTTTTTCTGACCGGCGTAATTGAAACGGCAAAACAGGGTGTTCGCACATTCGATGATATTTTGCGTCTTCAAAAGTCAATGGATGAACGGCTTAAATTTTTGGGCAAGAGGGCAGCAGATGCACATGACCTTATTCAACACATGTATCGCCGGCCCATTGTGGACGTAGCGGATGTGATGCGTGTCATTGGCAAGTCAAATGTCAGCGCGTACAAGTTGATTGCAGATTTGGAGAAAGCCAAAATTCTCCAGGAGGTCACCGGTTCACAACGTAACCGGGTGTACCTTTTCAAGGAGTATCTGGATATTTTCAGATCGACCTCTGATGAAAACCATGGCTAG
- a CDS encoding T9SS C-terminal target domain-containing protein has product MKNEEIVKNYLFALLFLTGLTGTLLGQGFDVEPEPAAMHLTRVYHNIVALDDGRVVVVGGHTQGFQLTSTAEIYDPETDSWELHQTPHPHDNSGFAKLPDGRYMYFGGFSGVSGTGRTNTTTIYDPADDSFTSGPTMVHARASNNAVTLSDGRILIVGSWFVAGDDGESEVYDPTTATFTPVGIPYYNRSHAPVFPMADGGALLISGYNQGASVKYYNVVEFNGADHTFTEVQESIFDDGQQWFTQWSPNFRDVNEYRMSDGRFAILTYREYDWSNREYAIGLIDPVTKTIEKLELQSEIPDYTGSMFSWATQFNPVVDSENDIMYLFSTRTSDNMFQVRLITVDLQTGEVDIPEGSHSFGYIFSLSSNVWLNNKIFATGGSVAGDNFGLTDLCQSIVPTSTVSVEELSTFIPALYPNPVRQGGTLFLDLDDNAIRQWQVFDTSGRLVMEGDMNAATGQATLNIASLTSGLYLLSFHHSRGVGSVRFVVE; this is encoded by the coding sequence TTGAAAAATGAAGAAATCGTGAAAAACTACTTGTTTGCCTTGCTATTTTTGACAGGTCTCACCGGAACTTTATTGGGTCAGGGATTCGATGTAGAACCAGAGCCTGCTGCCATGCACTTAACGCGTGTATATCACAACATTGTTGCTCTAGACGACGGGCGGGTTGTAGTTGTTGGTGGACATACGCAAGGGTTTCAGCTTACCTCAACGGCTGAAATCTACGACCCCGAAACAGATTCATGGGAATTGCACCAAACTCCGCACCCGCATGACAATTCGGGGTTTGCAAAACTCCCTGACGGCAGATACATGTATTTTGGTGGATTTAGCGGTGTATCCGGCACGGGTCGCACCAACACTACAACTATCTACGATCCCGCCGACGACAGTTTTACATCGGGCCCTACCATGGTTCATGCACGTGCATCAAACAATGCCGTGACTCTCAGCGATGGCAGAATCCTGATTGTGGGCAGTTGGTTTGTTGCCGGTGACGATGGAGAGTCTGAGGTGTATGACCCAACCACAGCAACCTTTACACCCGTTGGTATACCCTATTACAATAGGAGTCACGCTCCAGTATTTCCAATGGCCGACGGCGGGGCGTTGCTCATATCCGGTTACAATCAGGGAGCCAGCGTAAAGTACTACAACGTTGTAGAATTTAACGGCGCAGACCACACTTTTACCGAAGTGCAGGAATCTATTTTTGATGATGGCCAACAATGGTTCACTCAGTGGAGCCCAAATTTCAGAGATGTAAATGAGTACCGCATGTCTGATGGCAGGTTTGCCATTCTAACCTACCGGGAATACGACTGGTCAAACCGGGAGTACGCCATTGGTCTGATTGACCCGGTTACCAAAACCATCGAAAAACTGGAGCTCCAGAGCGAAATTCCTGATTACACTGGATCCATGTTTTCATGGGCAACACAATTTAACCCCGTAGTAGACTCTGAAAACGATATTATGTATCTGTTTTCAACCCGCACGAGTGATAACATGTTTCAGGTACGACTGATAACTGTGGATCTTCAAACCGGTGAGGTAGATATCCCTGAGGGCTCCCACAGTTTTGGCTACATCTTTAGTCTCTCTTCCAATGTTTGGTTGAACAACAAAATCTTTGCAACCGGCGGTTCTGTTGCGGGCGATAATTTTGGCCTAACAGATCTGTGCCAATCCATTGTTCCCACTTCAACTGTGTCTGTTGAGGAGCTGAGTACTTTTATACCAGCCCTGTATCCAAACCCTGTTCGTCAGGGTGGAACGCTGTTTCTCGACCTGGATGACAACGCAATCCGACAGTGGCAAGTTTTTGATACATCCGGAAGGTTAGTGATGGAGGGCGACATGAATGCTGCCACAGGACAAGCAACTCTGAACATTGCCAGTCTGACTTCAGGACTGTATCTGCTTAGCTTCCATCACTCGCGAGGTGTCGGTTCGGTAAGGTTTGTGGTTGAGTAG